DNA sequence from the Spirochaetales bacterium genome:
ATGCGGGAATGAAATTGTAATATCGAAAGACCCCGGGTTGTATTTTCATTGATGGTCATGCTTTTTTTACTCGGCATAGATTGTAAAAAGCCGCCCGTAAAACAGGCGGCTTTCTTCTATTTGAGGGTAAAGGATTCGAAATCGGGGTACCCTTCCATACCGTGCTCGGAAATATCGAGACCGCGTAATTCCTCTTCCCGGCTGACACGGATGCCGATCGTCGATTTGACGATTATCCACAGTACCCAGCTGATTATGAACGTAAACGCCCCCACGGAGACGATACCGACCAGCTGATCCGCCAGCGGAGAGATTCCTCCACCGAAAAAAAGACCGACCGGCGGTTGTCCCTCGCCTCCGGCGTACGGCGGTGAGGCAAAGAGGGCGACCGCGATGGTTCCCCAGATACCATTGACAAGGTGTACCGAGGTGGCTCCGACCGGATCGTCGATTCCCCACCGGTCGAATCCGATGACAAAAAGAACGACGAGAATTCCGCCGATAAATCCGATAAGCAGAGCAGAGGCCGGACTCACGTATGCGCAGGGGGCGGTGATAGCCACGAGGCCCGCGAGGGACCCGTTGAGGATCATCGAGAGATCCGGTTTGCCGATGGCGATCCATGAGGTGATGGTCGCGGCGATGGTTCCGGACGCGGCCGCCAGTGTTGTCGTGACCGCGATTCTCGCAATGTCTTCCGGAACGGCCGCCATGGTCGAACCGGGATTGAACCCGAACCAGCCGAACCAGAGGACGAAAACACCGAGAGTCGCCAGCGTCATGCTGTGGCCGGGAATGGGATTGACGCTTTGATCAGGATTGTATTTCCCGATCCGCGGCCCCAGAACCAACGCTCCGGCGAGCGCCGCCCAACCGCCGACAGAGTGAACGACCGTCGAACCGGCGAAATCCCAGAACCCGCGCTCCTGCAGCCAGCCGCCGCCCCATATCCAGTGGCCTGTGATCGGATACATGATGCCGACGAGGATAAAGGAAAAAATGATGAAGGCCCCGAATTTGATCCTTCCGCCGACGCTTCCGGAAACGATCGTCGCGGCGGTCGCCGCGAAGACAAGCTGAAAGAAAAACTTCGCGATGAGCGGCACTCCCGCCCAACTCAGCGCGCCGTAAACGCCGCCGTATGCATCGCCGGTAAGCGGGCTGTTATCCTGTCCGCCGAGCATGAGAATTCCCTTGAATCCGAGGAACCCGTTCCCGTCACCGAACATGAGGCCCCAACCGATGAACCAGAAAGCGATCGAGGCGATCGCGAACACGACAAAGTTTTTTGCGGAGATGTTGACGGAGTTCTTGGCCTGCTGTAACCCCGCTTCCACCATGCCGAAACCGAGATTCATGAAGAATACAAGCGCAGCTGCGATGATGACCCAGACGGTATCGGCGGCCACACGGCTTTCTAAGATTTGTTTTCCGAGCGATTCGATTTTTGCCGTCAGTGCCGATATTTCAGTGGTATCAGTCCCGCCGTCATCTTCGGCTGCTGCCGTCATTGCCGCGAGGAAGAAAAACAGGATGACCGCTACCGTTTTTTTCACATATTTCATGATAGATCCTCCGTTTCTATATCTCATAATAGAGTGAATACTCCCAGGGATGCGGGCGCAGCGCAACCTGGTCGATTTCGTTTTTCCGTTTGTAGGAGATGTAACTCCCGATGAGTGCTTCCGAAAAGACATTGCCTTCGAGGAGGAAACCGTAATCCTCTTCGAGCCCGTCGATGACTTCTTTCAGACTGCCCGGTGTCGAGCGGATGCCGGCCTTTTCTTCAGGGGTCAACTCATAGATGTCGTCATCGATGGGAGGCGGCGGAGTGATTTTATTCAGAATGCCGTCGATGCCGGCCATGATCATCGCGGAGAAGGCGAGGTACGGGTTGCATGAAGGATCGGGACAACGGAATTCGATACGTTTCGCCTTTTCACTCGCGCTGTACATCGGTATTCGCACCGCAGCCGAACGGTTCCGTGCCGAATACACGAGGTTGATCGGGGCTTCATAGCCGGGGACGAGGCGCCTGTACGAATTGGTGATGGGAGCTGCAAAAGCCAGCACCGCCTTTATGTGCGAAAACAGGCCTCCGATGAAATACTGCGCCGTCTCACTTAAATCGGCGTAATTGCCGAACGAATAGAAGGTGTTTGTTCCTTCTTTCCACAGGCTGATGTGTATGTGCATTCCCGAGCCATTGTCCATGAATATCGGTTTCGGCATAAAGGTGACCGTCTTGTTGTAGCGATGCGCAACGTTCTTGATGATATACTTGTAATGAAGAAGGGTGTCCGCCTGATGAACGAGGTCGGACACCTCGAGTCCGATTTCCGTCTGGCCGGCGGTTGCGACCTCGTGATGGTGGAGATTGACCTGGATACCGCAGCT
Encoded proteins:
- the amt gene encoding ammonium transporter encodes the protein MTAAAEDDGGTDTTEISALTAKIESLGKQILESRVAADTVWVIIAAALVFFMNLGFGMVEAGLQQAKNSVNISAKNFVVFAIASIAFWFIGWGLMFGDGNGFLGFKGILMLGGQDNSPLTGDAYGGVYGALSWAGVPLIAKFFFQLVFAATAATIVSGSVGGRIKFGAFIIFSFILVGIMYPITGHWIWGGGWLQERGFWDFAGSTVVHSVGGWAALAGALVLGPRIGKYNPDQSVNPIPGHSMTLATLGVFVLWFGWFGFNPGSTMAAVPEDIARIAVTTTLAAASGTIAATITSWIAIGKPDLSMILNGSLAGLVAITAPCAYVSPASALLIGFIGGILVVLFVIGFDRWGIDDPVGATSVHLVNGIWGTIAVALFASPPYAGGEGQPPVGLFFGGGISPLADQLVGIVSVGAFTFIISWVLWIIVKSTIGIRVSREEELRGLDISEHGMEGYPDFESFTLK
- the glnA gene encoding type I glutamate--ammonia ligase; amino-acid sequence: MEAIFEKIYTVNGEKDYIPISEILSIIKEKHIEFLDLKFSDLFGRFQHYTLTADKADEDLFSVGTGFDGSSIRGFQKINESDMLMRPDPSTAFIDPFFDHRTLSFICDIIDPVKRERYPKDPRFIGQKTIEYLRSTGIADTAYFGPEPEFFIFDSVKYDQTHNKAFYEVDSSEAYWNAGKETENLGYKIPYKQGYFPTSPHDQLHNLRSKMVEILRSCGIQVNLHHHEVATAGQTEIGLEVSDLVHQADTLLHYKYIIKNVAHRYNKTVTFMPKPIFMDNGSGMHIHISLWKEGTNTFYSFGNYADLSETAQYFIGGLFSHIKAVLAFAAPITNSYRRLVPGYEAPINLVYSARNRSAAVRIPMYSASEKAKRIEFRCPDPSCNPYLAFSAMIMAGIDGILNKITPPPPIDDDIYELTPEEKAGIRSTPGSLKEVIDGLEEDYGFLLEGNVFSEALIGSYISYKRKNEIDQVALRPHPWEYSLYYEI